The following coding sequences lie in one Ctenopharyngodon idella isolate HZGC_01 chromosome 11, HZGC01, whole genome shotgun sequence genomic window:
- the glt8d1 gene encoding glycosyltransferase 8 domain-containing protein 1, whose protein sequence is MTVRRVNVVILVLLAIAFLIILHRNLLNLNDFLKQVNPDTVPGMALPFETDFLSDHKVIRAGDEIPVLITAPEERLGAAVTAMNSIYRNSKANVVFNIVTLNESVVHLRTWLSKTDLKHKIIIFDPKILAGKISNDLQKVEAVKPLTFARFYMPVFLPDAEKAIYLDDDVIVQGDIRELFDTSLKFGHAAAFSEDCDSASTKGMVRGAGNQNSYIGFLDFKKEAIKKLGMRANTCSFNPGVFVANLTEWKQQNITSQLEFWMEHNAKEDLYSKTLADSITTPPMLIVFYKQHSNIDPMWHVRHLGATGAGKRYSPQFVNAAKLLHWNGHYKPWGRTSSFSDIWDKWYIPDPTGKFHPIRRHVEEK, encoded by the exons ATGACTGTACGCAGAG TGAATGTGGTTATTCTTGTGCTCCTTGCCATCgcctttttaattattttgcatcGAAATCTGCTCAATCTCAATGATTTCCTGAAGCAAGTGAATCCAG ACACAGTGCCTGGGATGGCCCTGCCCTTTGAGACTGACTTCCTGTCGGATCATAAGGTCATCAGAGCAGGAGATGAGATCCCAGTTCTCATCACTGCTCCAGAGGAGAGGCTGGGAGCAGCTGTCACCGCCATGAACAGCATCTACCGCAACAGCAAAGCTAATGTAGTATTCAACATAGTGACTCTAAATGAGTCTGTGGTCCATCTCAG AACATGGTTGAGTAAGACTGACTTGAAAcataaaattatcatttttgatCCGAAGATTCTGGCGGGGAAAATTTCTAATGATCTTCAGAAGGTGGAGGCAGTGAAGCCG ttgacCTTCGCCAGATTCTACATGCCAGTTTTCTTGCCGGATGCAGAGAAAGCAATTTACCTAGATGATGATGTAATTGTACAAG GGGACATTCGTGAGCTTTTCGACACCAGTCTTAAGTTTGGACATGCAGCAGCTTTCTCAGAGGACTGTGACTCCGCCTCAACTAAAGGCATGGTCAGAGGAGCCGGAAATCAG AACAGCTATATTGGTTTTCTGGACTTCAAAAAAGAGGCGATCAAGAAGCTTGGAATGAGAGCAAACACTTGCTCGTTCAATCCTGGAGTCTTTGTGGCCAATTTAACCGAGTGGAAGCAGCAGAATATCACCAGCCAGCTTGAGTTCTGGATGGAGCACAATGCCAA AGAGGACCTTTACAGTAAGACTTTAGCAGACAGCATCACAACGCCACCTATGCTCATTGTATTCTACAAGCAGCACTCGAACATTGATCCCATGTGGCATGTCCGACATCTCG GGGCAACGGGAGCGGGGAAACGGTATTCACCTCAGTTTGTGAATGCTGCTAAACTTCTCCATTGGAACGGACATTATAAACCGTGGGGAAGAACCTCCTCTTTTTCTGACATTTGGGACAAATGGTACATACCAGATCCCACAGGTAAATTCCACCCAATCCGGAGACATGTTGAGGAAAAATAG
- the spcs1 gene encoding signal peptidase complex subunit 1 gives MLSMFKSIPTHMDYKGQKLAEQIFQGIILVSAVIGFIYGLFIQQFGWTVYIMLAGFTVSCLLTLPPWPMYRKNPLSWQPAMPETSGENREKPQENPTQKKKKHK, from the exons atgctttcaatgtttaaatccattccGACACATATG GACTATAAGGGACAGAAACTTGCTGAGCAAATTTTCCAAGGAATCATTCTGGTGTCAGCG GTGATCGGCTTCATCTATggcttatttattcagcagtTTGGATGGACGGTTTACATAATGTTGGCTGGATTCACAGTATCCTGTTTG CTCACCCTGCCTCCCTGGCCGATGTACAGAAAAAATCCTCTGAGCTGGCAGCCGGCCATGCCTGAGACATCTGGAGAAAACCGTGAAAAACCTCAAGAGAATCCgactcagaagaagaagaagcacaAGTGA
- the nek4 gene encoding serine/threonine-protein kinase Nek4 isoform X2: MDSYLFVRVVGKGSYGEVNLVRHKSDRKQYVIKKLNLRTSSRRERRAAEQEAQLLSQLKHPNIVTYRESWEGEDCQLYIVMGFCEGGDLYHRLKQQKGELLPERQVVEWFVQIAMALQYLHEKHILHRDLKTQNIFLTKTNIIKVGDLGIARVLENQNDMASTLIGTPYYMSPELFSNKPYNYKSDIWALGCCVYEMATLKHAFNAKDMNSLVYRIVEGKLPQMPSRYDPQLGELIKRMLCKKPEDRPDVKHILRQPYIKHQISMFLEATKEKTAKSRKNAVNSKPSAGSDGSTKPNHEVQPQYFHSESKTRRKKVEENHLNRQKLCNGVVENVVPNPPLPPKSPSRDILNSTGQSIATISNIDIEIQSQKQRKAKPPQPKPSSHQNHKPPSVSKKREKDEKEDPSPPQTHPLKQEFGVSRTEDKMSANELISESSNTAKPADRTNNKALDASMDLKDDTMKLLQEAGVEDIPYEPTEQHHNAERKSESQRTSAAVDDNHSNACVLKDVPTGSSTEESEGSLDSTEKLLKPVPVILMEPCNSESTALSDQSRPVLLPSSSSSEPSMSRQRRQRKKDKSLDDQNSHQVKAVPRPLPPLPEDVLSINSAQKGQSNSETNRPTNLSSKNAPEQQNRPLSARERRRLKQLQENSRQQVSAVKRAPCDVPSLDSKQTDQIDCPRPVSTTLETKKERKSSWRQSDEDECSSSTSSTERSEGDYRERKCETNEMQDLVQMMTQTLHMDARDVSFEPDGLRCHSTPLPEFKLNRKYRDTLMLHGKSREGQGDFQISGFPLDDSTGPAKVRRVIEHLRTDVVKGLGVKLLDRVLDIMQEEDEVKREHLLQEQMGEEKYKQYAVKVRQLKFFEDVAFKD, from the exons ATGGACAGTTACTTATTCGTTAGAGTTGTGGGGAAGGGGAGCTATGGGGAGGTGAACCTGGTCAGACACAAATCAGACCGTAAACAG TATGTGATCAAGAAGCTGAACCTGAGAACATCCTCCAGACGTGAACGGCGAGCCGCGGAGCAGGAAGCACAGCTTCTCTCTCAGCTCAAGCATCCCAACATTGTCACATACCGGGAATCATGGGAAGGAGAGGACTGTCAGCTATACATCGTGATGGGTTTCTGTGAGGGAGGAGATCTGTACCACAGACTCAAACAGCAGAAGGGAGAACTGCTGCCCGAGAGACAAGTGGTGGAGTGGTTTGTTCAAATAGCCATGGCCCTTCAG TATTTACATGAGAAGCACATTCTGCATCGTGATCTGAAAACGCAGAATATTTTCTTGACCAAAACCAATATAATCAAAGTGGGTGATCTGGGCATCGCACGGGTCTTGGAGAATCAGAACGATATGGCCAGCACTCTGATCGGCACACCTTACTACATGAGTCCAGAACTGTTCTCCAACAAACCGTACAACTACAAG tCGGACATATGGGCTCTGGGATGTTGCGTGTATGAGATGGCAACCCTAAAACATGCCTTCAACGCAAAAGACATGAACTCTCTTGTCTATCGGATCGTAGAAGGGAAG CTGCCCCAGATGCCGAGTAGGTACGACCCCCAGCTGGGAGAACTGATAAAGCGGATGCTGTGTAAGAAACCAGAGGACAGGCCAGACGTCAAACACATCCTCCGACAGCCGTACATCAAACATCAGATCTCCATGTTCCTGGAGGCCACAAAAGA GAAAACTGCCAAATCACGGAAAAATGCAGTGAACAGCAAACCGAGTGCCGGATCTGATGGCTCAACCAAACCAAATCATGAAGTTCAGCCACAGTATTTTCACTCTGAGTCAAAGACCAGAAGAAAAAAG gttgaagaaaatcacttGAACAGACAAAAACTCTGTAATGGTGTCGTTGAAAATGTGGTTCCCAACCCACCATTGCCCCCCAAATCTCCTAGTCGGGACATTCTTAACTCAACAGGACAATCTATAGCCACTATTAGCAACATAGACATTGAAATCCAATCCCAGAAACAAAGAAAAGCCAAACCACCACAGCCAAAACCCAGCAGCCATCAAAACCACAAGCCGCCATCTGTGAgcaagaagagagagaaagatgagaaagaaGATCCCAGTCCTCCTCAGACACACCCTTTGAAACAAGAGTTTGGTGTCAGCAGGACGGAGGATAAGATGTCAGCAAATGAACTGATATCAGAAAGCTCAAACACAGCCAAACCTGCGGATCGAACCAATAATAAGGCTCTTGATGCAAGTATGGATCTTAAAGACGACACTATGAAGCTCCTGCAGGAGGCAGGGGTGGAGGACATCCCGTATGAGCCCACTGAACAACATCACAATGCTGAGAGAAAGTCGGAGAGCCAAAGAACTTCAGCAGCTGTTGATGATAATCACAGCAATGCTTGTGTCCTGAAGGATGTTCCTACTGGAAGTTCAACTGAGGAGAGTGAG GGAAGTTTAGACTCCACAGAGAAACTACTCAAGCCTGTTCCTGTCATTTTAATG GAGCCATGCAATTCAGAGTCCACAGCACTCTCAGATCAAAGCAGACCAGTTCTTCTgccttcttcctcttcctccgaACCATCCATGTCACGTCAGCGCAGGCAGAGGAAGAAGGACAAGTCTCTAGATGACCAGAACAGTCATCAA GTCAAAGCAGTGCCCAGACCTCTGCCGCCTCTTCCTGAAGATGTGCTATCAATAAACAGTGCACAGAAAGGCCAGAGTAACTCAGAGACGAACAGACCCACCAACCTCTCATCCAAGAACGCTCCAGAACAGCAG AATCGCCCACTGTCTGCCAGGGAAAGGAGAAGACTGAAGCAATTACAGGAGAACTCTAGACAACAAG TGTCCGCTGTCAAAAGGGCACCTTGTGATGTCCCCTCATTAGACAGTAAGCAGACAGACCAGATAGACTGCCCAAGACCTGTCAGCACAACTTTGGAAACAAAAAAG GAGAGGAAATCCTCATGGAGACAGTCTGACGAAGACGAGTGTAGTTCCTCCACCAGCTCCACTGAACGTTCAGAGGGGGACTACAGAGAACG aAAGTGTGAGACCAATGAGATGCAAGACTTGGTTCAAATGATGACACAGACATTACACATGGATGCCAGAGATGTATCATTTGAGCCAGATGGGCTAAGATGCCACTCCACTCCACTGCCTGAGTTCAAACTAAATAGGAAGTATAGGGACACACTGATGCTTCATGGGAAATCCAGAGAGGGACAGGGAGATTTCCAAATCAGTGGCTTCCCGTTAG ATGACAGCACGGGTCCGGCAAAGGTCAGGAGAGTGATCGAGCACTTGCGTACAGATGTGGTTAAAGGACTCGGCGTGAAGCTGTTGGACCGAGTCCTGGACATCATGCAGGAAGAAGATGAAGTTAAGAGAGAG CATTTACTGCAGGAGCAAATGGGGGAGGAAAAATACAAGCAGTACGCAGTGAAAGTGCGACAGCTGAAGTTTTTTGAGGATGTCGCATTCAAAGATTGA
- the nek4 gene encoding serine/threonine-protein kinase Nek4 isoform X1, whose amino-acid sequence MDSYLFVRVVGKGSYGEVNLVRHKSDRKQYVIKKLNLRTSSRRERRAAEQEAQLLSQLKHPNIVTYRESWEGEDCQLYIVMGFCEGGDLYHRLKQQKGELLPERQVVEWFVQIAMALQYLHEKHILHRDLKTQNIFLTKTNIIKVGDLGIARVLENQNDMASTLIGTPYYMSPELFSNKPYNYKSDIWALGCCVYEMATLKHAFNAKDMNSLVYRIVEGKLPQMPSRYDPQLGELIKRMLCKKPEDRPDVKHILRQPYIKHQISMFLEATKEKTAKSRKNAVNSKPSAGSDGSTKPNHEVQPQYFHSESKTRRKKVEENHLNRQKLCNGVVENVVPNPPLPPKSPSRDILNSTGQSIATISNIDIEIQSQKQRKAKPPQPKPSSHQNHKPPSVSKKREKDEKEDPSPPQTHPLKQEFGVSRTEDKMSANELISESSNTAKPADRTNNKALDASMDLKDDTMKLLQEAGVEDIPYEPTEQHHNAERKSESQRTSAAVDDNHSNACVLKDVPTGSSTEESEGSLDSTEKLLKPVPVILMEPCNSESTALSDQSRPVLLPSSSSSEPSMSRQRRQRKKDKSLDDQNSHQVKAVPRPLPPLPEDVLSINSAQKGQSNSETNRPTNLSSKNAPEQQNRPLSARERRRLKQLQENSRQQAVSAVKRAPCDVPSLDSKQTDQIDCPRPVSTTLETKKERKSSWRQSDEDECSSSTSSTERSEGDYRERKCETNEMQDLVQMMTQTLHMDARDVSFEPDGLRCHSTPLPEFKLNRKYRDTLMLHGKSREGQGDFQISGFPLDDSTGPAKVRRVIEHLRTDVVKGLGVKLLDRVLDIMQEEDEVKREHLLQEQMGEEKYKQYAVKVRQLKFFEDVAFKD is encoded by the exons ATGGACAGTTACTTATTCGTTAGAGTTGTGGGGAAGGGGAGCTATGGGGAGGTGAACCTGGTCAGACACAAATCAGACCGTAAACAG TATGTGATCAAGAAGCTGAACCTGAGAACATCCTCCAGACGTGAACGGCGAGCCGCGGAGCAGGAAGCACAGCTTCTCTCTCAGCTCAAGCATCCCAACATTGTCACATACCGGGAATCATGGGAAGGAGAGGACTGTCAGCTATACATCGTGATGGGTTTCTGTGAGGGAGGAGATCTGTACCACAGACTCAAACAGCAGAAGGGAGAACTGCTGCCCGAGAGACAAGTGGTGGAGTGGTTTGTTCAAATAGCCATGGCCCTTCAG TATTTACATGAGAAGCACATTCTGCATCGTGATCTGAAAACGCAGAATATTTTCTTGACCAAAACCAATATAATCAAAGTGGGTGATCTGGGCATCGCACGGGTCTTGGAGAATCAGAACGATATGGCCAGCACTCTGATCGGCACACCTTACTACATGAGTCCAGAACTGTTCTCCAACAAACCGTACAACTACAAG tCGGACATATGGGCTCTGGGATGTTGCGTGTATGAGATGGCAACCCTAAAACATGCCTTCAACGCAAAAGACATGAACTCTCTTGTCTATCGGATCGTAGAAGGGAAG CTGCCCCAGATGCCGAGTAGGTACGACCCCCAGCTGGGAGAACTGATAAAGCGGATGCTGTGTAAGAAACCAGAGGACAGGCCAGACGTCAAACACATCCTCCGACAGCCGTACATCAAACATCAGATCTCCATGTTCCTGGAGGCCACAAAAGA GAAAACTGCCAAATCACGGAAAAATGCAGTGAACAGCAAACCGAGTGCCGGATCTGATGGCTCAACCAAACCAAATCATGAAGTTCAGCCACAGTATTTTCACTCTGAGTCAAAGACCAGAAGAAAAAAG gttgaagaaaatcacttGAACAGACAAAAACTCTGTAATGGTGTCGTTGAAAATGTGGTTCCCAACCCACCATTGCCCCCCAAATCTCCTAGTCGGGACATTCTTAACTCAACAGGACAATCTATAGCCACTATTAGCAACATAGACATTGAAATCCAATCCCAGAAACAAAGAAAAGCCAAACCACCACAGCCAAAACCCAGCAGCCATCAAAACCACAAGCCGCCATCTGTGAgcaagaagagagagaaagatgagaaagaaGATCCCAGTCCTCCTCAGACACACCCTTTGAAACAAGAGTTTGGTGTCAGCAGGACGGAGGATAAGATGTCAGCAAATGAACTGATATCAGAAAGCTCAAACACAGCCAAACCTGCGGATCGAACCAATAATAAGGCTCTTGATGCAAGTATGGATCTTAAAGACGACACTATGAAGCTCCTGCAGGAGGCAGGGGTGGAGGACATCCCGTATGAGCCCACTGAACAACATCACAATGCTGAGAGAAAGTCGGAGAGCCAAAGAACTTCAGCAGCTGTTGATGATAATCACAGCAATGCTTGTGTCCTGAAGGATGTTCCTACTGGAAGTTCAACTGAGGAGAGTGAG GGAAGTTTAGACTCCACAGAGAAACTACTCAAGCCTGTTCCTGTCATTTTAATG GAGCCATGCAATTCAGAGTCCACAGCACTCTCAGATCAAAGCAGACCAGTTCTTCTgccttcttcctcttcctccgaACCATCCATGTCACGTCAGCGCAGGCAGAGGAAGAAGGACAAGTCTCTAGATGACCAGAACAGTCATCAA GTCAAAGCAGTGCCCAGACCTCTGCCGCCTCTTCCTGAAGATGTGCTATCAATAAACAGTGCACAGAAAGGCCAGAGTAACTCAGAGACGAACAGACCCACCAACCTCTCATCCAAGAACGCTCCAGAACAGCAG AATCGCCCACTGTCTGCCAGGGAAAGGAGAAGACTGAAGCAATTACAGGAGAACTCTAGACAACAAG CAGTGTCCGCTGTCAAAAGGGCACCTTGTGATGTCCCCTCATTAGACAGTAAGCAGACAGACCAGATAGACTGCCCAAGACCTGTCAGCACAACTTTGGAAACAAAAAAG GAGAGGAAATCCTCATGGAGACAGTCTGACGAAGACGAGTGTAGTTCCTCCACCAGCTCCACTGAACGTTCAGAGGGGGACTACAGAGAACG aAAGTGTGAGACCAATGAGATGCAAGACTTGGTTCAAATGATGACACAGACATTACACATGGATGCCAGAGATGTATCATTTGAGCCAGATGGGCTAAGATGCCACTCCACTCCACTGCCTGAGTTCAAACTAAATAGGAAGTATAGGGACACACTGATGCTTCATGGGAAATCCAGAGAGGGACAGGGAGATTTCCAAATCAGTGGCTTCCCGTTAG ATGACAGCACGGGTCCGGCAAAGGTCAGGAGAGTGATCGAGCACTTGCGTACAGATGTGGTTAAAGGACTCGGCGTGAAGCTGTTGGACCGAGTCCTGGACATCATGCAGGAAGAAGATGAAGTTAAGAGAGAG CATTTACTGCAGGAGCAAATGGGGGAGGAAAAATACAAGCAGTACGCAGTGAAAGTGCGACAGCTGAAGTTTTTTGAGGATGTCGCATTCAAAGATTGA